In one window of Aphidius gifuensis isolate YNYX2018 linkage group LG4, ASM1490517v1, whole genome shotgun sequence DNA:
- the LOC122854886 gene encoding cyclin-dependent kinase 10 produces MTKEDEKTSDYNGSDSNVIIEAGPDPTAPVTRRGILTSLLTGKPMEIPEQDVLGKCRFVSEFEKLNRIGEGTYGIVYRAKDTKTNKIVALKKVRMENEKDGLPVSSLREISVLLSCHHENIVQLKEVVVGRSLESIFLSMEYCEQDLASLLDNMQSPFTESQVKCIVLQVLKGLKYLHKNFIVHRDLKVSNLLMTDKGCVKIADFGLARWFGLPLKPMTPRVVTLWYRAPELLLQAKTQTTSVDMWAAGCILGELLGNRPLLPGRSEIGQLELIVSLLGTPSEAIWPGFNALPGLQNFALKQQPYNNLKQKFPWLTAAGLRLLNFLFMYDPKKRATAEECLQSSYFKEIPLPCDPKLMPTFPQHRNMKKTGQTKDAPEPEPIAVDQTNNLPAISDLLGSLVKKRRIE; encoded by the exons ATGACGAAAG aagaTGAAAAAACGAGTGATTATAATGGCAGTGATAGTAACGTAATTATTGAAGCTGGACCAGATCCAACAGCTCCAGTAACAAGACGAGGTATTTTAACGTCATTATTGACTGGAAAACCAATGGAAATACCAGAACAAGATGTC CTTGGTAAATGTAGATTTGTATcggaatttgaaaaattaaatcgtATTGGTGAAGGAACATATGGAATTGTTTATCGTGCAAAagatacaaaaacaaataaaattgttgcattaaaaaaagtacgtatggaaaatgaaaaagatggATTACCAGTTAGTAGTCTTCGTGAAATaagtgtattattatcatgtcatcatgaaaatattgttcaaCTTAAAGAAGTTGTTGTTGGACGTAGTTTggaaagtatatttttatcaatggaATATTGTGAACAAGATCTTGCAAGTCTTCTTGATAATATGCAATCACCATTTACTGAAAGTCAAGTTAAATGTATTGTACTTCAAGTATTAAAAggattaaaatatttgcataaaaattttattgtacacAGAGAtttaaaagtatcaaatttattaatgactGATAAAGGTTGTGTTAAAATTGCTGATTTTGGATTAGCAAGATGGTTTGGACTTCCATTAAAACCAATGACACCAAGAGTCGTTACACTATGGTACAGAGCACCAGAATTATTGCTTCAAGCTAAAACACAAACAACTTCTGTTGACATGTGGGCTGCTGGTTGTATACttg GAGAATTACTGGGAAATAGACCACTCTTACCAGGACGATCTGAAATTGGTCAACTTGAATTAATTGTAAGTCTACTTGGTACACCAAGTGAAGCAATATGGCCTGGATTTAATGCACTTCCTGGTCTTCAAAATTTTGCATTGAAACAACAACcatacaataatttaaaacaaaaatttccaTGGTTAACTGCTGCTGGACTTagattacttaattttttgtttatgtatgATCCAAAAAAACGTGCAACTGCTGAAGAATGTTTACAAAGCagttattttaaagaaataccATTac cttGTGATCCAAAATTAATGCCAACATTTCCACAACAcagaaatatgaaaaaaactgGACAAACAAAAGATGCTCCAGAACCTGAACCAATTGCTGTTGATCAgacaaataatttaccagCAATATCTGATTTG ctTGGATCACTAGTCAAGAAAAGAAgaatagaataa
- the LOC122854887 gene encoding ejaculatory bulb-specific protein 3-like, which translates to MRSIFVIIFIAICVVVAAEEKLSSKYDDIDVDKILQNNRVLTNYIKCILGEGSCTAEGRELKKTLPDAIRSQCSKCDAKQKSMVNKVINHLITKRPTDWDRLAKKFDPMGEYKKSFEAQAGKTA; encoded by the exons ATGAGGTCAATAtttgtcataatttttattgcaatttgtgttgttgttgctgctgaggaaaaattatcaagtaaatatgatgatattgatgttgataaaatattacaaaataacaGAGTTTTAACAAATTACATCAAGTGTATTCTTGGGGAGGGTTCATGCACAGCTGAAGGAAGAGAATTAAAaa AAACACTTCCAGATGCAATTAGATCACAGTGTAGTAAATGTGATGCCAAACAAAAATCAATGGTTAATAAAgttataaatcatttgataacAAAAAGACCAACTGATTGGGACaggcttgcaaaaaaattcgatCCAATGGGAGAATacaaaaaaagctttgaaGCACAAGCTGGTAAAACagcataa